The following are encoded in a window of Rosa chinensis cultivar Old Blush chromosome 4, RchiOBHm-V2, whole genome shotgun sequence genomic DNA:
- the LOC112200747 gene encoding probable serine/threonine-protein kinase At1g54610 has product MGCVFGKDAAAAAAAAVEKEVGEGRVSKKAAAEVSGSSGGEVSEEVRNGEEGERRTRPKGERRRSSRPNPRNSNPPKHLQGEQVAAGWPSWLSAVAGEAINGWTPRRADTFEKLDKIGQGTYSNVYKARDTLTGKIVALKKVRFDNLEPESVKFMAREILILRRLDHPNVIKLEGLVTSRMSCSLYLVFEYMEHDLAGLAASPAIKFTEPQVKCYMHQLLSGLEHCHNRNVLHRDIKGSNLLIDNGGILKIADFGLASFFDPNHKQPMTSRVVTLWYRPPELLLGATDYGVGVDLWSAGCILAELLAGKPIMPGRTEVEQLHKIFKLCGSPSEEYWKKSKLPHATIFKPQQSYKRCIAETFKDFPPSSLPLIDTLLSIDPAQRQTATAALRNEFFTTKPYACDPSSLPKYPPSKEMDAKLRDEEARRLRAAGKSNADGVRRSRPRDRAVRGIPVPEANAELQANLDRRRLITHANAKSKSEKFPPPHQDGTLGYTLGSSNHIDPVFDPPDVPFSSTNFSYSKESIQTWSGPLIDPAGVGAPRRKKHLSGQIHSQSKTSKRDPKR; this is encoded by the exons ATGGGCTGCGTTTTCGGCAAAGACGCGGCGGCGGCTgcggcggcggcggtggagAAGGAGGTCGGGGAGGGTAGGGTTTCGAAGAAGGCGGCGGCGGAGGTGAGCGGCAGCAGCGGCGGAGAGGTGAGTGAGGAGGTGAGGAATGGGGAGGAGGGGGAGAGGAGGACGAGGCCGAAAGGCGAGCGGCGGCGATCTTCGAGGCCGAATCCGAGGAACAGTAATCCGCCGAAGCATTTGCAGGGGGAGCAGGTCGCCGCCGGGTGGCCGTCGTGGCTCTCCGCCGTCGCCGGCGAGGCTATTAATGGCTGGACGCCGCGCCGCGCCGACACGTTCGAGAAGCTCGATAAG ATTGGGCAAGGTACATACAGTAATGTGTACAAAGCTAGGGATACTTTGACGGGGAAGATTGTTGCGCTAAAGAAGGTTCGGTTTGATAATTTGGAGCCTGAGAGTGTAAAGTTCATGGCCAGAGAGATTCTCATCCTACGACGTTTGGATCATCCGAATGTTATAAAGTTGGAAGGTTTAGTCACGTCGAGGATGTCATGTAGTTTGTACCTTGTATTTGAATATATGGAGCATGATTTGGCTGGACTTGCTGCAAGCCCTGCAATCAAGTTCACAGAGCCTCAG GTTAAATGCTATATGCACCAGTTATTATCGGGTCTTGAACACTGTCACAACCGCAATGTGCTTCATCGTGACATTAAAGGGTCCAATCTTCTTATTGACAATGGTGGAATCTTAAAGATTGCTGATTTTGGATTGGCTTCGTTCTTTGATCCTAATCACAAGCAACCAATGACTAGTAGAGTAGTTACTCTATGGTATCGACCCCCAGAGCTTCTCCTTGGTGCCACTGATTATGGTGTAGGTGTGGACCTCTGGAGTGCTGGCTGCATTTTAGCTGAGTTGTTGGCTGGGAAGCCAATCATGCCTGGTCGCACAGAA GTGGAGCAGTTACACAAGATATTCAAGTTATGTGGCTCCCCTTCGGAAGAATATTGGAAAAAGTCAAAGTTGCCACATGCAACCATTTTTAAACCTCAGCAATCATACAAAAGATGCATTGCAGAAACCTTTAAAGACTTTCCACCATCGTCATTGCCACTGATTGACACCCTCCTTTCAATTGATCCAGCTCAACGTCAGACTGCCACTGCTGCATTGAGGAATGAA TTTTTCACAACCAAACCTTATGCTTGTGATCCTTCTAGCCTCCCAAAATATCCACCCAGCAAAGAAATGGATGCTAAGCTACGGGATGAAGAAGCTAGAAG ATTGAGAGCTGCTGGAAAATCTAATGCAGATGGTGTAAGGAGATCTCGGCCACGTGATCGAGCTGTTAGGGGAATTCCTGTTCCGGAAGCCAATGCTGAGCTTCAAGCCAATCTTGAT AGGCGGCGTCTAATAACACATGCAAATGCAAAGAGCAAGAGCGAGAAGTTTCCTCCTCCACACCAAGATGGAACACTTGGCTATACTTTAGGTTCTTCAAATCACATTGATCCTGTTTTCGATCCCCCTGATGTTCCATTCAGTTCCACAAACTTCTCATATTCAAAAGAATCCATTCAAACTTGGTCTGGCCCCTTAATAGACCCTGCCGGAGTAGGGGCTCCAAGGAGAAAGAAACACTTATCAGGACAAATTCATTCACAGTCAAAGACCTCAAAAAGAGACCCAAAGAGATAA
- the LOC112196674 gene encoding uncharacterized protein LOC112196674 isoform X2, producing MATIAIASFIGLTTPITRTQGLSGHFPNPSSPFSSLKYSQFRTTFSPSMATTPIQVSASSSSSSSPAIGAGFSGIVGADDLLIVGPGVLGRLVAEKWRQEHPGCEIYGQTVTVDHHEELIKVGINPCLKGTKTDLKFPNVIFCAPPSRTSDYPGDVRVAALNWNGEGSFLFTSSSAPYDCNDNSPCDEDTPVVPIGRSPRTDVLLNAEKVVLEFGGVVLRLAGLYKADRGAHVYWLSKGTVDTNPDHVLNLIHYEDAASLSVAILKKQLRNRILLGCDNHPLSRKEVMDLVNKSGKFTKVFESFTGTTDPLGKRLNNSKTRAEIGWEPKYPSFSQFLESL from the exons ATGGCCACCATTGCTATTGCTAGCTTCATTGGTCTCACCACTCCCATCACTAGAACTCAAGGACTTTCTGGGCATTTCCCAAATCCCTCTTCCCCTTTCTCCTCCCTCAAATATTCCCAATTCAGAACCACCTTCTCTCCCTCCATGGCCACCACCCCAATCCAAgtctctgcttcttcttcatcatcatcatcgccCGCCATTG GTGCAGGCTTTTCCGGGATTGTGGGAGCCGATGACCTGTTGATTGTTGGGCCGGGAGTACTTGGGCGATTGGTTGCAGAGAAATGGCGGCAG GAGCATCCGGGTTGTGAAATATATGGGCAAACAGTCACCGTTGATCACCATGAGGAGTTGATCAAGGTGGGTATCAATCCATGCTTGAAGGGGACCAAAACGGACCTTAAGTTTCCTAATGTCATTTTCTGTGCTCCACCATCTAGAACCTCGGATTATCCCGGTGATGTTCG AGTGGCTGCATTGAACTGGAATGGTGAAGGTTCTTTCTTATTTACATCAAGCTCTGCACCGTATGATTGCAATGACAACAGTCCATGTGATGAG GATACTCCAGTAGTGCCAATAGGAAGGAGCCCCAGGACCGATGTCCTTCTTAATGCAGAAAAAGTGGTGCTGGAGTTTGGTGGTGTTGTTCTTAGATTGGCAGGGCTTTAC AAAGCAGATAGAGGTGCCCATGTTTATTGGTTATCGAAGGGGACTGTAGACACAAATCCAGATCACGTTCTGAATCTCATACATTACGAG GATGCAGCTTCCCTATCTGTTGCAATCTTAAAGAAGCAATTACGTAACCGGATTCTCTTGGGTTGTGACAATCATCCATTGTCCAG GAAAGAAGTGATGGACTTGGTTAATAAAAGTGGGAAATTTACCAAAGTGTTTGAGAGCTTTACAG GAACTACTGATCCCTTGGGAAAGCGATTAAACAACTCAAAAACTCGTGCAGAAATAGGGTGGGAACCAAAATACCCCAGTTTCTCTCAATTCCTTGAGAGTCTCTGA
- the LOC112196674 gene encoding uncharacterized protein LOC112196674 isoform X1, which produces MATIAIASFIGLTTPITRTQGLSGHFPNPSSPFSSLKYSQFRTTFSPSMATTPIQVSASSSSSSSPAIDEKKGAGFSGIVGADDLLIVGPGVLGRLVAEKWRQEHPGCEIYGQTVTVDHHEELIKVGINPCLKGTKTDLKFPNVIFCAPPSRTSDYPGDVRVAALNWNGEGSFLFTSSSAPYDCNDNSPCDEDTPVVPIGRSPRTDVLLNAEKVVLEFGGVVLRLAGLYKADRGAHVYWLSKGTVDTNPDHVLNLIHYEDAASLSVAILKKQLRNRILLGCDNHPLSRKEVMDLVNKSGKFTKVFESFTGTTDPLGKRLNNSKTRAEIGWEPKYPSFSQFLESL; this is translated from the exons ATGGCCACCATTGCTATTGCTAGCTTCATTGGTCTCACCACTCCCATCACTAGAACTCAAGGACTTTCTGGGCATTTCCCAAATCCCTCTTCCCCTTTCTCCTCCCTCAAATATTCCCAATTCAGAACCACCTTCTCTCCCTCCATGGCCACCACCCCAATCCAAgtctctgcttcttcttcatcatcatcatcgccCGCCATTG ATGAAAAAAAAGGTGCAGGCTTTTCCGGGATTGTGGGAGCCGATGACCTGTTGATTGTTGGGCCGGGAGTACTTGGGCGATTGGTTGCAGAGAAATGGCGGCAG GAGCATCCGGGTTGTGAAATATATGGGCAAACAGTCACCGTTGATCACCATGAGGAGTTGATCAAGGTGGGTATCAATCCATGCTTGAAGGGGACCAAAACGGACCTTAAGTTTCCTAATGTCATTTTCTGTGCTCCACCATCTAGAACCTCGGATTATCCCGGTGATGTTCG AGTGGCTGCATTGAACTGGAATGGTGAAGGTTCTTTCTTATTTACATCAAGCTCTGCACCGTATGATTGCAATGACAACAGTCCATGTGATGAG GATACTCCAGTAGTGCCAATAGGAAGGAGCCCCAGGACCGATGTCCTTCTTAATGCAGAAAAAGTGGTGCTGGAGTTTGGTGGTGTTGTTCTTAGATTGGCAGGGCTTTAC AAAGCAGATAGAGGTGCCCATGTTTATTGGTTATCGAAGGGGACTGTAGACACAAATCCAGATCACGTTCTGAATCTCATACATTACGAG GATGCAGCTTCCCTATCTGTTGCAATCTTAAAGAAGCAATTACGTAACCGGATTCTCTTGGGTTGTGACAATCATCCATTGTCCAG GAAAGAAGTGATGGACTTGGTTAATAAAAGTGGGAAATTTACCAAAGTGTTTGAGAGCTTTACAG GAACTACTGATCCCTTGGGAAAGCGATTAAACAACTCAAAAACTCGTGCAGAAATAGGGTGGGAACCAAAATACCCCAGTTTCTCTCAATTCCTTGAGAGTCTCTGA
- the LOC112196675 gene encoding uncharacterized protein LOC112196675 isoform X2, giving the protein MDTDCEIISIKRRQDCQRRSKRLKGASQPVIIEQNQSLQSNDENVNTFDYDQGDPSMIVNETLFTHRSSSECSHSIGQASYQITKQGLIVKYEDSEDNTYKCDCCGAYF; this is encoded by the exons ATGGACACTGATTGTGAAATTATATCTATAAAGCGAAGACAGG ATTGTCAAAGAAGATCGAAAAGATTGAAAGGGG CTTCTCAGCCTGTGATCATAGAACAAAACCAGAGTTTGCAGAGCAATGATGAGAACGTCAATACATTTGACTATGATCAAGGAGATCCTAGCATGATTGTAAATGAGACTCTATTTACTCATCGAAGCTCAA GTGAATGTTCACATTCAATTGGTCAAGCATCGTATCAAATAACTAAACAAG GATTGATTGTCAAATATGAAGATTCAGAAGATAATACTTACAAATGTGATTGTTGCGGTGCATATTTCTAG
- the LOC112196675 gene encoding uncharacterized protein LOC112196675 isoform X1 → MDTDCEIISIKRRQDCQRRSKRLKGASQPVIIEQNQSLQSNDENVNTFDYDQGDPSMIVNETLFTHRSSSTDNTTTMGECSHSIGQASYQITKQGLIVKYEDSEDNTYKCDCCGAYF, encoded by the exons ATGGACACTGATTGTGAAATTATATCTATAAAGCGAAGACAGG ATTGTCAAAGAAGATCGAAAAGATTGAAAGGGG CTTCTCAGCCTGTGATCATAGAACAAAACCAGAGTTTGCAGAGCAATGATGAGAACGTCAATACATTTGACTATGATCAAGGAGATCCTAGCATGATTGTAAATGAGACTCTATTTACTCATCGAAGCTCAAGTACTGACAATACAACTACAATGG GTGAATGTTCACATTCAATTGGTCAAGCATCGTATCAAATAACTAAACAAG GATTGATTGTCAAATATGAAGATTCAGAAGATAATACTTACAAATGTGATTGTTGCGGTGCATATTTCTAG